CCTTTTTTCAATTTTTTTTACAAAAAAAGCAATTCATCTCCCACTTGTAGAAAGCCTACGACTTCTTGCTATCTTTTTGTTAAAAATTTTTAAAATTAAAAAATCTTCATAACTTCAAAAGAGAGATGATCATAATTAACCATCTCTCTTCCCAAATTTTACATTACTATTTAATTTCCCAATAATTATATCCTTTTTATCCATTTCTAATTATTGTCCAAACTTTATTTAAACCATTGTTTTCTTTCCTCTTTAATTATATTGTACTCCTAATTTTTTCCAATTACAAGTTTTTTTTAAAATAAAAAAAACAAGTTTATAATAAAAAAATACACCTTCAATACTTTTTCTAGCACTTTCAGTGTATTTTTATTTCATTATATTCTATTTTTTATTTTAAATTTAAAGAAATTTATTATTCAACAACAAATAACCATTTTTTAGATAATTCATGATCTCCATTAATAACTTTTTCATATTCACCTTTTAACAATTCATAGAATTTACCAGGTTTTGGTTCAGCATGGAAGTCTAATTGTCCAATTGGTCTTTGGTCTAATGATTCAGCATAAGTGATTTTCATTGCTGTTCCTGTTACTAACAATTCATCTGCTGTAAATACCATCGATCTGTCAATTTTTCCACGGTTAATTTTGTATCCGTTGTATTCTAATAATTCTAATGCTGATCTTACTGTAATTCCTTCAAGTGCTGCATTTCCTGTATCAGGAATAATTACTTGATCTCTGTAGATTAATACAATATTTGCAACAGAAACTTCTACTACATTTCCTGCATCATCAAACATTAACGCATCATCATAACCATTTCTTTGAGCATCACTTGTAGCTAGGAATGAATTGATGTAAGATCCACCTGCTTTTGCTTTAGTTGGAATAGATGAATCGTTATATTTTCTATAAGTTGAACTCATCAATCTTAATCCACCTTTTGTACTTACATAATCTGCAAGTGGCAACATATAAATTGCTAAATCAAAATCAAGTCCTGCTTTTTTAGGTGATAATCTTGGTTCTTTACAGAAAATGAATGGTCTCATATAAAAATCTTCTTTAATATCGTTCTTTTTAACTAATTCAGTTACAATATTTTTAAATTCATCCCATTCCATGAAAAATTCAAAACCTAACATTTTTGAAGCTGTCATAAGTCTTTTATAGTGATCTTCCAATCTAAAAATTGCTACTTTCCCATTTCTGTAGTATCCTCTAACTCCACCGAAACAAGTTGTTCCATATTGTAAACTATGAGTTGCAATACTTACTGTCGCTTTCTCAAATTCTACTATTTCTTTATCGAAATATGCATATTTCATAAATTCAGTTTTACCTGCCATTAAATTTACCTCCATATAATTTCAATGTTCTAATATTTACTATTATATTTTAGCACTTTTTTTAAATTATGTAAAATTTATTTTTTATACATAACTATATATCCAATTTATGCTTTCTGAACTTCCCACGACTAAAGTCGCAGAGTTCTAAGATCTTTAAAATTATATAAACAACAAGGGGGAATCCCCCTTGCAAATAGTATTTTTTCAGTTATTGTTAAGTTTGGCAAAATTAAACTCCATAAACTTTCATAAGCTCATCCATTTCTTTCTTTT
The DNA window shown above is from Leptotrichia wadei and carries:
- a CDS encoding aminotransferase class IV, which produces MAGKTEFMKYAYFDKEIVEFEKATVSIATHSLQYGTTCFGGVRGYYRNGKVAIFRLEDHYKRLMTASKMLGFEFFMEWDEFKNIVTELVKKNDIKEDFYMRPFIFCKEPRLSPKKAGLDFDLAIYMLPLADYVSTKGGLRLMSSTYRKYNDSSIPTKAKAGGSYINSFLATSDAQRNGYDDALMFDDAGNVVEVSVANIVLIYRDQVIIPDTGNAALEGITVRSALELLEYNGYKINRGKIDRSMVFTADELLVTGTAMKITYAESLDQRPIGQLDFHAEPKPGKFYELLKGEYEKVINGDHELSKKWLFVVE